The following proteins come from a genomic window of Leishmania major strain Friedlin complete genome, chromosome 3:
- a CDS encoding conserved hypothetical protein (previous protein_id=AAM69017.2) translates to MDTRAAMSASSTKMDGAAVLVEKSATASKPSGAAGSSPSARCTPSPCTGSPTSHDFQKSVLPPSESSTRGAAAVAHTAATDAAMPPSLAPSATPPSTFKSPAASPVFSPQMPDSNTNTSRAALGVSIAVEACGAAAQTLSAPAATPSSPALPPSAPSPPASAWLLPRDDVTYILSSLTWNVDLLRLLLPHAPCPLHLPGAEPLAEVPSPTAGELATSTALAAAPASPTLLSSDMNEEEANAEAGQEGSTVKCAAKSIVDGAATVCGASSAGTLQSLKADKRGDTSSVASKMHTSGASAQEAHHTRDSPAAVTDIVPNPRSLSPPPASSSSALTTSVAVSGTSGAVSTVPLTWSQYLFRGAGGGVRTVVGSQRNGATSVLGDDAARARQQPQQQSSLVRGQAPPPAFVHGVGRGLPHSHSDGALVREPKTSAGTPAAAPNSAYVSSSIFHAQYLPSLEEFQRQLEEHKHQQQLLLRQQQQQPPTLSATRLQQHLQQQQQQQQSQPHHYHRRRAATNKTFFYSPTPSVLSFATTAATTTVSASATDEGCVGEQQRCQLSCSGATVTSPRSPPLPLAEHRSHAAAASGTWSSSLPPSPPVSSSASQARRVLQQPQRLLGCSGLRLRPCTSSTLSLDNLDSGGGGGGGSDNEEAGGGIGATAETPSVRYPTPHSSRPSPSQPQQQSIMMLRAADQLRVSIVSSSAQRRSPLLLHTGDGRTSRDSRGSSRTTARDDDDENEEWALSRRGARGSRGVRPSSSLPASPTVSISSMSFSPVWSTTLSGRATPRTTLATGVGSSVANHNPHFNGSSFGGVGHASPYSAAKGRKNARRRRKPTCTRRRRIMRVYVPSITEGPKAASLYTAPTAEAQELLLQLQHRAAMSLLSGPTAKPLAGHSATATAVSPASSTPRTYAMAAGVRVSALPAPTASATSPAIQPCGVAASPRPSTFAEAARAKSGNGSGTSAGVLTPGQVQRQQRGFTDSSVPSSTAPRNPGEAEQTPHLLTLPQSLRSHETATDLLSASWSGVAAAPPSAAAAAPTPRSFTSAGSSSDGGPGDLGDEVGEPGRAEASMSTAADTSAEAHNRPLSAPASAAGSVTPVELPQWVRERPLSALYYQPWGLELLARYEASRHEQQLMRARTLRRLGLGVGSSTAVAGAAVSEVGVSGNKSSPAASMHSSSGTSPYTTSSPAEATAVPHVPVRSRPSLGTSRGGCTSTATAAAAAAEAPPTSSSSTSRVSWAAALRQPQRANLTSGSSGGVGSNAASAAANMITATTTMNNSSTATTATAAVDLRQRQRPLQLPAVVPEWPPELSAAEEMDAWEEAYYFGGVTTASSSSQQQEQQQHRQTRRSATKPRDRGASDTKKGHPEGKHGTLPTDLGGRVGGSSGQVKGLSSNTLVTCSAAASAAVLKRQQWWLNEEIQPPTLYLSRQRRSSRRRSRVAYPSDTFRSSTARRAGATSAAAELFGRHKDAHSTPTVDATAAAPTCVKALGEAVPVSHTAADPPASSSLTFASSVSRSDVTLYSDGHPRKKAAQLFYPAPSLHGVGAPLPSPFTKLDHRTIGQGAGTSGHAGVLLPVSAAVGTDAMQRGGDIADAQQKQQHVGVGNRAAEDEQVEMGASATQLEGSAVEQVVDSSGCDGGEEADAAKSGLQWHPPAWSSADNPHRSSSDRMSGATDSTSTTLAATCASTPAATPPVDVTAPRPCADVDVIFFLQKFMRAVLIVFIAQVRLQQLQQHQERELQAYPLHDATCPAGAYLLDQHAQVQRMRAKDRDGSRAIRGDPAAAGATAAAASDGGGLSKLERSALAFVRYYLADYRHMITAYVMRDDREVARRSAQAILSPPQASASTRSMLPPSAVAAPGAMGRGTSSAPDPLFQQDVLARWLHATRVKTVYEEAVRVATQGFPGDADANPPATPVDDVESLRTAQVYISGKDAAWQPLLMELLQVSRVVQCYSDGPVVAATGSAPSASATSPQRLLLASLEKFLAQPTLPLFRHAGSGASATPQALTTTPTSSAAPSTITATAASDSLASDLRMTTAPSLTPAQAAAAALMVEESDDFRAYLLSGYVREDAAAAADGSSATASATFAAKPATTALRHSQSAPTLSARVVQQRQHSSASSAAVMPPSTAVHAMSSHPQLQQPQSPSLLFDAGSLLQPLTWYPYAYMPGTANPYAQSADSNSTRITPAKAATASSMTLYVTMLPLSGRLLWRWVVPAEDTDNFNLSVFFQSSLFSFMQGGSLPMPSATPEWHAAAIGHGAVGYAPTPMAMLMAPSPSPHPSLTWPPALAARIDAQLRNDAFRAAWGEVSSPCMCGTAAAAVRKGHRFGSELCGEMPEVTLVHCSAGMHRSCGILVAFLLWLLYQCRQVLRTEQTLGLGPLSCMSAPAPSLPAGDEAAHDAAVKALLLDDVDALAPAAASAADGGDEEQQKQPAQRTKNTAADADAPWLTSRLLHRTIHHVQQQRSIAVPIRTVQCLLQSFANELRLN, encoded by the coding sequence ATGGATACGCGTGCCGCGATGTCGGCCTCATCCACCAAGATGGATGGGGCGGCAGTGCTCGTCGAGAAATCCGCGACTGCGTCAAAGCCGTCTGGTGCGGCTGGCAGCTCTCCGTCTGCCcgctgcaccccctccccttgcaCTGGCAGTCCCACCTCGCACGATTTTCAGAAGAGCGTGTTGCCGCCGTCGGAGAGCAGCAcccgtggcgctgctgctgtcgcacaCACCGCAGCCACGGACGCTGCAATGCCACCATCACTGGCACCATCGGCAACGCCACCGAGCACGTTCAAGTCGCCCGCAGCGTCTCCAGTCTTCTCGCCCCAGATGCCTGACAGCAACACCAACACCAGTCGTGCCGCTCTTGGAGTCTCCATTGCCGTCGAGGCctgtggtgcagcggcgcagacgttgtctgcgccagcggcaacGCCTTCATCGCCAGCACTcccaccgtcagcgccgtcgcccccAGCATCCGCGTGGCTTCTTCCCCGGGACGACGTGACGTACATCTTATCATCCCTGACGTGGAACGTGGACCTCCTGCGGTTGCTACTTCCACACGCGCCGTGCCCACTGCACCTTCCCGGAGCCGAACCTCTTGCGGAAGTGCCGTCCCCCACAGCCGGAGAACTTGCCACATCGACAGCACTGGCTGCTGCCCCTGCGTCGCCCACGCTGCTTAGTAGTGATATGAACGAAGAGGAAGCGAACGCGGAAGCAGGGCAAGAGGGTTCGACCGTGAAGTGCGCGGCCAAGAGCAtcgtggatggcgcggcgacggTTTGTGGGGCATCTTCAGCGGGCACGCTGCAATCTCTCAAGGCCGATAAGCGTGGCGACACATCGAGCGTCGCGTCGAAGATGCACACAAGCGGTGCATCTGCACAAGAGGCACACCACACACGTGACAGCCCTGCTGCTGTCACTGATATCGTCCCCAACCCACGCTccctgtcaccgccgccggcgtcgtcgtcgtcggcgctcaCGACGAGCGTCGCGGTGTCCGGGACGTCAGGCGCTGTCTCCACCGTGCCACTCACCTGGTCGCAATACCTGTTTCGCggggctggcggcggtgtcagAACCGTCGTGGGAAGTCAGCGTAACGGTGCGACTTCAGTGCTTGGCGATGACGCCGCCCgagcgcgacagcagccacagcagcagtcgtCGCTTGTCCGTGGTCAGGCCCCGCCCCCGGCATTCGTGCACGGGGTCGGCAGAGGCCTTCCGCACAGTCATAGTGACggggcgctggtgcgcgaaCCGAAAACGTCTGCGggcacgccagcagcggcacccaaCTCCGCGTACGTAtcctcctccatcttccACGCGCAGTACCTCCCCTCGCTGGAAGAGTTTCAGCGTCAGTTGGAGGAGCACAaacatcagcagcagcttctccttcgccagcagcagcagcagccaccgaCCTTGTCAGCCACccgccttcagcagcacctccagcagcagcagcagcagcagcaatcCCAGCCCCACCATtaccaccgccgtcgtgcgGCGACGAACAAGACGTTCTTCTACTCGCCGACCCCGTCTGTCCTGTCCTTTGCCACAACTGCCGCGACGACGACCGTCAGCGCGAGCGCCACCGATGAGGGTTGCGtgggagagcagcagcgctgtcagctctcgtgcagcggcgcaacgGTGACGTCACCGAGAagcccgccgctgccgctggccgAACACCGCAGtcacgcagcagccgcctcgGGCACGTGGTCATCGTCAttgccgccctcgccgccggtgtcctcctccgcgtcgcaGGCGCGCCGTGTCCTCCAGCAACCCCAGCGCCTGCTTGGCTGCAGTGGGCTTCGCCTGCGCCCCTGTacctcctccaccctctccctcgacAACCTtgacagcggcggtggtggtggcggcggcagcgataacgaggaggcggggggcGGGATCGGTGCTACCGCAGAGACCCCTTCAGTGCGGTACCCTACCCCTCACTCATCGCGTCCGTCGCCCtcgcagccacagcaacagTCGATTATGATGCTGCGAGCCGCCGATCAGTTGCGTGTGTCCATCGTGTCCTCTTCGGCACAAAGGCGGTCGCCACTGCTGTTGCACACCGGCGATGGTCGCACCAGCCGCGACAGTAGAGGGAgctcgcgcaccaccgcgcgtgatgacgacgacgagaaCGAGGAATGGGCCTTAAGCCGTCGCGGCgcccgcggcagccgcggcgtccGGCCATCGAGCTCGCTTCCGGCCTCGCCGACCGTCAGCATCAGCTCCATGTCCTTCAGCCCTGTGTGGTCGACCACCTTGAGCGGACGCGCGACCCCGCGCACCACCCTCGCCACCGGCGTCGGGAGTAGTGTGGCGAACCACAACCCACACTTcaacggcagcagcttcgGCGGTGTCGGCCACGCCTCGCCGTATTCGGCCGCGAAAGGTCGCAAGAACGCACGCCGCAGACGGAAACCGACATGCACGCGGAGACGGCGTATAATGCGTGTCTACGTGCCCAGTATCACGGAAGGACCAAAGGCAGCGAGCCTGTACACCGCACCGaccgcggaggcgcaggagctgctgctgcagctgcagcaccgcgcagcAATGTCACTGCTTTCCGGCCCCACGGCGAAACCCCTGGCAGGACACAGCGCGacagccaccgccgtctcccCCGCGTCGTCCACTCCTAGAACGTACGCGATGGCGGCTGGAGTGCGCGTCTCCGCATTGCCCGCACCGACAGCATCAGCGACGTCCCCGGCGATTCAGCCGTGCGGtgtcgccgcctcccctcGCCCAAGCACATTTGCAGAGGCGGCACGCGCGAAGAGCGGGAATGGGAGCGGTACCTCTGCCGGCGTGCTGACGCCAGGACAGgtacagcggcagcagcgcggcttCACAGACTCCAGCGTCCCGTCCTCCACGGCACCCCGGAACCCCGGAGAAGCAGAGCAGACGCCGCACCTCttgacgctgccgcagtcGCTGCGAAGCCACGAAACCGCCACAGACCTGCTCAGTGCATCGTGGTCAGgcgtggcggcagctccaccatcggcagcagccgcagcgccgacaccgaggtCCTTTACTTCCGctgggagcagcagcgatggcggccCTGGCGACCTCGGTGACGAAGTCGGCGAACCTGGTCGAGCTGAAGCTTCAATGAGCACGGCGGCAGACACATCAGCAGAGGCGCATAATCGGCCGTTGAGTGCACCGGCATCCGCAGCCGGGTCCGTGACGCCTgtggagctgccgcagtggGTGCGGGAGCGGCCGCTGTCCGCCTTGTACTACCAGCCGTGGgggctggagctgctggcaCGCTACGAGGCTTCgcggcacgagcagcagctgatgaGAGCACGAACGCTTCGTCGCTTGGGGCTGGgtgtcggcagcagcactgctgtAGCGGGTGCCGCTGTATCAGAGGTCGGTGTTAGCGGGAACAAGTCCAGTCCAGCAGCATcgatgcacagcagcagcggcacgtcGCCATACACGACGTCGTCGCCTGCTGAAGCAACGGCAGTGCCGcatgtgcctgtgcgctCGCGCCCCTCTCTCGGTACGAGTcgtggcggctgcaccagcaccgcaacggcagcagcagcggcagcagaagcgcCACCAACGTCATCCTCCAGCACCTCACGTGTTTcctgggcagcggcgcttcgTCAACCACAGCGCGCGAACCTCAcctccggcagcagcggcggggtcGGCTCCAacgcggcgtcagcggcggcgaacaTGATTacggcaacaacaacgatgAACAACAGCTCGACAGCGAccacagcaacggcggccgtggacctgaggcagcggcagcgaccgctgcagctgccagCGGTCGTGCCTGAGTGGCCGCCAGAGCTCTCGGCCGCGGAGGAGATGGATGCATGGGAAGAGGCGTACTACTTTGGCGGGGTCACCACGGCGTCATCAtcgtcacagcagcaggagcagcagcagcatcgccagACGCGTCGCTCTGCGACGAAGCCTCGCGATCGTGGGGCGAGCGACACCAAGAAGGGCCACCCAGAAGGCAAGCATGGGACATTGCCGACGGATTTGGGAGGCCGTGTGGGCGGCTCCTCTGGTCAGGTGAAGGGCCTCAGCAGCAACACTCTTGTGAcgtgctcggcggcggcctcggcagcggtgcttaagcggcagcagtggtggctCAACGAGGAAATACAGCCTCCGACGCTGTACCTgagtcggcagcggcgctcgtcGCGTCGCCGCTCCCGGGTGGCGTACCCGAGCGACACgttccgcagcagcaccgcgcgccgcgccggcgccacctcAGCTGCGGCGGAACTCTTTGGCAGACACAAGGATGCACATTCCACCCCGACCGTCGAcgcgaccgccgcagcgccgactTGCGTGAAGGCATTGggagaggcggtgccggtgtcACATACAGCGGCAGACCCAcctgccagcagcagcctcaccttcgcctcctccgtaAGCAGAAGCGACGTGACCCTGTACAGTGACGGCCACCCGCGCAAGAAGGCCGCCCAATTATTCTACCCGGCGCCCTCCCTGCACGGGGTAGGGGCCCCGCTGCCATCGCCTTTCACGAAGCTCGACCATCGCACTATCGGCCAGGGCGCCGGCACCAGCGGTCATGCAGGCGTCCTGCTGCCAGTGTCGGCGGCTGTGGGCACTGATGCGAtgcagcgaggcggtgaCATCGCTGACGCACAGCAGAAACAGCAACACGTGGGGGTGGGCAACCGCGCTGCGGAGGACGAGCAGGTAGAGATGGGGGCGAGCGCGACACAGCTGGAGGGCAGTGCCGTCGAGCAGGTGgtcgacagcagcggctgtgaCGGTGGCGAAGAGGCTGATGCCGCTAAGTCGGGGCTACAATGGCATCCGCCGGCTTGGTCGTCGGCTGACAATCCTCACCGTTCGAGTAGCGACCGCATGAGTGGTGCAACGGACTCGACGTCGACcaccctcgccgccacctgcgcgtcaacaccggcagcgacgccaccgGTAGACGTGACTGCACCGCGGCCATGCGCTGATGTGGATGTCATCTTCTTTCTTCAGAAGTTCATGCGTGCAGTGCTGATCGTCTTTAtcgcgcaggtgcgcctccagcagctgcagcaacacCAGGAACGCGAACTGCAAGCGTACCCCCTCCACGATGCGACGTGTCCTGCGGGGGCCTACCTGCTAGACCAGCATGCGCAGGTTCAGCGGATGAGAGCCAAGGACCGGGACGGTAGCCGCGCCATCCGCGGTGACccggcagcggctggtgcaacggcagccgcggcgtcggATGGAGGTGGGCTTTCGAAGCTGGAGCGGAGCGCCCTGGCCTTTGTGCGCTACTACTTGGCAGACTATCGGCACATGATCACCGCGTACGTCATGCGCGACGACCGCGAGGTGGCACGGCGCTCGGCGCAGGCCATCCTGTCCCCTCCCCAAGCATCCGCTTCGACTCGGtcgatgctgccgccgtcggccgTCGCTGCACCAGGGGCGATGGGCAGGGGGACCAGCTCGGCGCCGGACCCCCTGTTCCAGCAAGACGTTTTGGCACGGTGGCTGCATGCGACTCGAGTGAAGACGGTGTACGAGGAAGCTGTTAGAGTGGCCACCCAAGGCTTTCCAGGCGACGCGGACGCGAAcccgccggcgacgccggtCGACGACGTGGAGTCGCTTCGCACAGCGCAGGTGTACATCAGCGGCAAGGACGCCgcgtggcagccgctgctgatggagctgctgcaagTGAGTCGCGTGGTGCAGTGCTACAGCGATGGCCCGGTTGTCGCGGCAACAGGCTCAGCGCCGTCGGCATCTGCAACGTCACCCCAGCGGCTTCTGCTGGCGAGCCTGGAAAAGTTCTTGGCCCAGCCGACGCTACCGCTGTTTCGCCATGCTGGATCTGGCGCGTCCGCTACGCCGCAGGCGCTGACGACGACCCCGACAAGCTCCGCCGCTCCCTCGACGATCACCGCCACAGCCGCGTCAGACTCTCTTGCATCCGACTTGCGCATGACGACGGCTCCGTCGCTCACGCcagcgcaggcggcggcggcggcgctgatggTGGAGGAAAGCGATGACTTTCGGGCCTACCTCCTCTCCGGGTATGTAAGagaggacgccgccgccgccgccgatggcagcagcgcgacagcGAGCGCCACCTTCGCCGCCAAGCCGGCGACCACAGCGCTGCGTCACAGCCAGAGTGCGCCAACCCTGTCGGCCAGAgtagtgcagcagcggcaacactCATCGGCGTCCTCCGCAGCTGTGATGCCGCCCTCCACAGCGGTGCATGCGATGAGCAGCCATCcacagctccagcagccgcagtcACCGAGCCTGCTCTTCGACGCGggctcgctgctgcagccctTGACGTGGTACCCGTACGCTTACATGCCAGGCACCGCGAACCCGTACGCCCAGAGCGCAGACTCCAACTCCACCCGCATAACACCAGCCAaggccgccaccgcgtccTCCATGACGCTGTATGTGACGATGTTGCCGCTGAGCGggcggctgctgtggcggtggGTGGTGCCGGCCGAGGACACGGATAACTTCAACCTCTCCGTGTTCTTCCAGTCGTCGCTCTTTTCCTTCATGCAAGGCGGATCTTTGCCGATGCCGTCTGCCACGCCTGAATGgcatgccgccgccatcggACACGGCGCGGTGGGGTACGCGCCCACGCCGATGGCGATGCTGATGGCACCATCGCCGTCACCGCACCCGTCGCTGACGTGGCCGCCAGCACTGGCCGCTCGCAtcgatgcgcagctgcgcaacgaTGCCTTCAGAGCCGCATGGGGTGAGGTGTCATCGCCGTGCATGTGCGGtactgcagcggcagccgtcCGCAAGGGCCATCGATTCGGCTCGGAGTTGTGTGGCGAGATGCCGGAGGTCACGCTCGTGCACTGCTCTGCTGGCATGCACCGCTCGTGCGGCATCTTGGTAGCTTTTCTGCTCTGGTTGCTATATCAGTGCCGGCAAGTACTCCGCACTGAGCAGACTCTCGGTCTCGGGCCGCTGAGCTGCATGAGTGCCCCGGCACCATCGCTGCCTGCCGGCGACGAAGCTGCccacgacgctgccgtgaaAGCACTGCTACTTGACGACGTGGACGCACTCGCACCCGCAGCCGCGTCAGCTGCAGACGGCGGGGATgaggagcagcagaagcagccgGCGCAACGCACGAAGAACAccgccgcagacgccgacGCACCGTGGCTAACGAGTCGCCTTCTTCACCGCACCATTCACcacgtccagcagcagcgcagcatcgcAGTGCCCATCCGCACGGTCCAGTGCCTGCTGCAGTCCTTTGCGAATGAGCTGCGGCTGAACTAG
- a CDS encoding conserved hypothetical protein (previous protein_id=AAM69018.1) — protein sequence MGDRDSCTQRDSRADRYGGDSDVTGCGGGGGGGSGGGGGGRYNRARYRREDADDDGYDPFRRPPRQQGGDDGSGNHDLYARRLRRPRTEGGDDGHGAPWQQQQLTPYMSQDVGVGTGFPYSEMMPMNAPQGFHGGAGGGDFGLPFMSGGAPGAMPFGFGGGPSPNGNHHGGGVGMSSDQLLQFLLQQQQQQQLSSSPPPPRERAEERGDNMKNTGPNAAPSATRVLPSVEEFVPVVPKSLMNLVVGGGPPGSGDGDAAAAGSTSSQPQQTGNGQSKALILLEAPKIGPDADRRAREQRRAHVSGFPLGTTREELEDYFQLLLPEVRRLQTERQIRELAERVGLIEEEGEAAVRHVPATANLASIDEVKSLSVSAGRAKSFSFIELRLADMIDELVSQSAADPHRFLFNSSLDGQTYPLMIRRPRDADPLTGVDESKVVLVGFPPSMPEESIKPVFESYGKLLKFELRNGYAYGEFEELRDATDFRADVHGVVLGNNMVVALPLFDWLKALLVREGIDVTIEDDDPVSGKYVMKQVRERLPETSALGGAGAQAGAAGGGAAGGDAGAGGSSALVTVSEDPEAASLQIMRELLDMSFTLPDMLGRFAALYPHLRSLYANSQLTVYATPVLVLLNLFDEEELVYDSNYSQLLADIEEEVEKYGRVKQLVVPRREARPKLPEAPKPGVDYDEDDEAAKAAAMAVYSEAKKNFGAELGRYMNRQTHPVWGGYGRVFVEYETVDEAAEAQQRIAGKLFGERTVVTSFLFPELLTDTNEEAAEAGAQGEDEEGAGGDGASEEAKGGEIDSDGEAVAEAGGEGDEAPSSSQPQKDAEVSGDAAAEVAARTPSVHTEDID from the coding sequence ATGGGCGACCGGGACTCATGCACCCAGCGTGACTCGCGCGCCGACCGCtacggcggcgacagcgatgtCACgggttgtggtggtggtggtggtggtggtagcggcggcggcggtggcggtcgGTACAACAGGGCGCGCTACCGCCGTgaggacgccgatgacgATGGCTACGATCCGTTCCGGcgcccgccgcggcagcagggcggcgatgacggctCTGGCAACCACGACCTCTACGCCCGCCGGCTGCGCCGTCCGCGCACCGAGGGCGGTGACGACGGCCACGGCGCcccgtggcagcagcagcagctcacgcCCTACATGAGCCAAGATGTTGGAGTCGGTACGGGCTTCCCGTACAGTGAAATGATGCCGATGAACGCTCCGCAAGGCTTCcacggtggtgctggcggaggcgactTCGGCCTGCCATTcatgagcggcggcgcccccGGGGCAATGCCGTTcggcttcggcggcggcccaAGCCCGAATGGCAACCACCACGGCGGAGGTGTTGGGATGAGCTCGGATCAGCTGCTCCAGTttctcctgcagcagcagcagcagcagcagctgtcgtcttcgccgccgccgccacgggaGCGTGCCGAGGAGCGGGGCGACAACATGAAGAACACGGGACCGAACGCGGCCCCCTCAGCGACACGAGTGCTGCCCTCAGTGGAGGAATTTGTGCCGGTGGTGCCAAAGAGCCTCATGAACCTCGTTGTTGGCGGCGGGCCCCCGGGCagtggcgatggcgacgcggcagccgcggggTCGACTTCCTCGCAGCCGCAACAGACCGGAAACGGGCAAAGCAAAGCACTCATTCTGTTGGAAGCGCCCAAGATCGGGCCGGACGCGgaccgccgcgcgcgcgagcagcggcgcgcgcacgtgtccGGCTTCCCGCTCGGCACCACGCGCGAGGAGCTGGAAGACTATttccagctcctcctgccGGAGGTCCGCCGGCTGCAGACGGAGCGCCAAATCCGCGAGCTCGCAGAGCGGGTTGGGCtgatcgaggaggagggggaggcggcggtgcggcacgtCCCGGCCACAGCGAATCTGGCGAGCATCGATGAGGTGAAGAGCCTCAGCGTGAGCGCTGGCAGGGCCAAGTCCTTTAGCTTCATTGAGCTGCGGCTGGCAGACATGATCGATGAGCTGGTAAGCCAGAGTGCCGCCGACCCGCACCGGTTTCTCTTTAACTCGTCGTTGGATGGCCAGACATACCCGCTGATGATCCGACGTCCGCGCGACGCGGACCCGCTGACGGGGGTGGACGAGTCGAAGGTGGTCCTCGTTGGCTTTCCGCCCTCGATGCCGGAGGAGTCTATCAAGCCCGTCTTCGAGTCCTACGGCAAACTGCTGAAGTTCGAACTGCGCAACGGCTACGCGTACGGAGAGTTCGAGGAACTGCGGGACGCCACGGACTTCCGCGCAGATGTGCATGGCGTCGTGCTGGGCAACAACATGGTCGTCGCTCTGCCGCTCTTCGACTGGctgaaggcgctgctggtgcgtgaGGGCATTGATGTCACGATCGAGGACGACGACCCGGTGTCGGGCAAGTACGTCATGAAGCAAGTGCGTGAGCGGCTGCCTGAGACATCAGCGCTCGGCGGGGCCGGCGCGCAGGCTGGcgcagccggcggcggcgccgcgggaGGCGACGCTGGGGCTGGCGGCAGCTCGGCGCTCGTGACGGTCTCCGAGGACCCcgaggcggcgtcgctgcagatCATGCGGGAGCTGCTGGACATGTCCTTCACCTTGCCCGACATGCTTGGCCGCTTCGCCGCCCTCTACCCTCACCTGCGCTCCCTGTACGCGAACTCGCAGCTCACCGTCTACGCCACGCCGGTACTGGTCTTGCTGAACCTcttcgacgaggaggagcttgTCTACGACAGTAACTactcgcagctgctggccgaCATCGAGGAGGAAGTCGAGAAGTACGGCCGCGTGAAGCAGCTTGTCGTGCCACGCCGCGAGGCCCGGCCGAAACTACCCGAAGCGCCGAAGCCCGGCGTCGACtacgacgaggacgacgaggcaGCCAAGGCGGCGGCCATGGCGGTGTACAGTGAGGCCAAGAAGAACTTCGGCGCGGAGCTGGGGCGCTACATGAACCGGCAAACTCACCCCGTGTGGGGCGGCTACGGCCGTGTCTTTGTGGAATACGAGACggtggacgaggcggcggaggcgcagcagcggattGCCGGCAAGCTGTTTGGCGAGCGCACCGTCGTGACgtccttcctcttccctgAACTGTTAACGGACACgaacgaggaggcggcggaggcgggcgCGCAGGgtgaggacgaggagggtgctggcggcgatggtgccAGCGAGGAGGCCAAGGGCGGAGAAATCGACAGTGACGGCGAAGCAGTGGCAGAGgcagggggggagggcgatgaGGCACCTTCGTCCTCACAGCCGCAAAAAGACGCAGAGGTGTCGggcgacgcagctgccgaGGTAGCAGCCAGAACGCCCTCGGTGCATACCGAAGACATCGACTAA